Proteins encoded by one window of Aliivibrio wodanis:
- the mshC gene encoding type IV pilus, MSHA pilin protein MshC has product MIYPRVTHLNNPPVKTNGFTIIELIVVIILLAIIALYTSSKYMGASHFSSAAAQEQVVSILRQVQITAMQSNTSDSSASCRSILMTSDQFGVTASCQSKGMVSATLLDYSKDMNQQQLELIQLSYAFSSASAAISVSELSFDLLGRPTMVASPVDTRLCTTTDCRITITTPSTGESRSICINSEGFIYRSTHSVEC; this is encoded by the coding sequence ATGATTTATCCTCGTGTAACACACTTAAACAATCCTCCAGTAAAAACCAATGGATTTACGATAATAGAATTGATAGTCGTGATTATATTATTAGCGATTATTGCATTATATACGTCGAGTAAATACATGGGGGCAAGTCACTTTTCTTCTGCTGCTGCACAAGAGCAAGTTGTGTCCATTTTACGTCAAGTTCAAATCACTGCAATGCAAAGCAATACTTCAGATAGCAGTGCGTCTTGTCGCTCTATTTTGATGACTTCTGATCAGTTTGGGGTAACGGCATCCTGTCAAAGTAAAGGTATGGTTAGTGCGACACTTTTAGATTATTCCAAAGACATGAATCAACAGCAGTTGGAACTTATTCAATTAAGTTATGCTTTTTCTTCAGCCAGTGCCGCGATTTCAGTTTCAGAATTATCCTTTGATTTATTAGGTCGACCTACCATGGTCGCTTCTCCTGTAGATACAAGATTGTGTACAACAACAGATTGCCGTATCACGATTACAACCCCTTCAACGGGAGAGAGTCGCTCTATTTGTATTAATAGTGAAGGCTTTATTTATCGTTCGACTCACAGTGTAGAGTGTTGA
- the mshA gene encoding type IV pilus, MSHA pilin protein MshA, with product MKRQGGFTLIELVVVIVILGILAVTAAPKFLNLQSDARASSLQGLKGAMSGASGIVYGKAAIDGKETSTTTVAIDGINTVYGYPEATADGIGAAVVGLTDDWSSATSGASLVVGFKADNATAATIVATECYVTYSQATTVSSGVSTIVDSDKC from the coding sequence ATGAAAAGACAAGGTGGTTTCACCCTTATTGAGTTGGTAGTTGTAATCGTTATTCTAGGTATTCTAGCAGTAACAGCGGCACCTAAGTTCCTTAACCTTCAATCAGATGCGCGTGCTTCATCGCTGCAAGGTCTGAAAGGTGCAATGTCTGGTGCTTCTGGTATCGTTTATGGTAAAGCGGCGATTGATGGTAAAGAAACTTCAACAACCACTGTTGCTATTGATGGTATTAATACTGTTTACGGTTACCCTGAAGCAACTGCTGATGGTATTGGTGCTGCGGTTGTTGGTTTAACTGATGATTGGAGTTCTGCAACATCGGGTGCATCATTAGTTGTTGGCTTTAAAGCTGATAATGCAACAGCTGCAACTATCGTAGCGACTGAATGTTATGTAACATACAGTCAAGCAACAACAGTTTCATCTGGTGTGTCAACAATTGTTGATTCTGATAAGTGTTAA